The following is a genomic window from bacterium.
CGTAAACAGTTGGCAAAAAAGAACGCAGATACTCAGGGTTTTTACCATAAAGCTTAATTTCAGATAAATTTTTACTGCAAGGTTTAATCGCCTTAACAAATATTTTTTTACCACCGGACAAAGCGATATGCCATATAAATTTCCCCTTTCGCGAGCGAATAAGGCAAACATCCTCTATTTTCCCAGGAGATAAAACAGATTTTTTTTCAATAGTTTTACTTATTATTTCCCTAACCTTAGATTCCATAAACAAGGTTAATTTATCGCTATTGCAACTCATTTTAAAATCTCAATATATTCTTTTATCATTTTTTTTAATGAAAAATGCTCTTCAGCCCTTTTACGAGCGTATTCTCCCATTTGTTTTATTTTTGAAGAAGAAATATCGCTAATCATTTTCTGAATATTTGCCGTAAGTTTTTCTATATCTTTCTCTTTTGAGAAATATCCCGTAAGGTTATTTTCCATCAACTCACCTATCCCATCCACATCCCAACTCACTACAGGTTTACCGCAAGCCATTGCTTCCAGAATAACATTCGGAGCACCTTCCCAAAGAGGAGTATGCAACATAAAATCACAAGCTCGTAATATAGAAGCAATGTCACCGCGAAATCCTGCGAAAGAAATCATATTACCCAAACCCCTGTCTTCTACCATATGTTGAAGTTTACTTCTTAAGTGTCCGTCTCCGACAATAATAATATGGATTTTATTGAAAGATTTAGATACACGTGATATAGCTTCTATAATAAAAGGATAACCCTTCTGTTCTGTCAATCTTCCGATGCAAACCACTTTTATGTAGTCATTTGGGATATTAAATTCTTTGCTAATTGGTGCGATTTCCCCTTTGAGATTAAAAATACTTAAGTCAACTCCGTTATAAATAACCCGCATTTTATCTTGATTTAACCAATTCTTTCCGTTTTCTAAAATGCAGTTTTTACTTGATTGGGAATTGGTCACGATAAAAGATAGAACATTTTTTACAAGAAACCGATTAATGCATCTATTTGCTATAGGAAGAGCCGCTCCGCGTCGATATATAACCTTCTCTGTTTTTGCGAAGTAAGCCGACAACCCGCCAAATTTAAATTCTTTAGAACCGTTTAAAAAAAGTGTTTTCACATTGTTTTTTTTAAGATATTTAATAAAGCGCAACAAAGCAAAAGGATTAAAGGCACTGAAAGTTCCGTTTAATTCAACAGGAAAAACATCAAGGCGAGATTTTGTGGCCCTATGTGCAAGTTCTCCTTTTTGGGGAGTAGCAATAGTAATATCCCATCCATAATCTCTAAGCCCTTCTGCAAGCGAAAGAATCCATTTTTGCACTCCACCCCAAGCACAAGAATCTTCCAAAAAAACAATATGACCTTTATTTGATTTAACGTTCATGTTTATATTTCAAATGATAAATGGATATACATATATCTATTGCATTTCTACCGTATGTCTACCTTATTTCCATTCTATCTTTTTCTGTTATCTGTCATCTGTTATCTGTCGTCTGTCGTCTGTTATCTGTCATCTGTTATCTGTCATCTGTTCTCTGTCGTCTGTTATCTGTTATCTGTTATCTGTCTTCTGTCTTCTGTTTTCTATCGTTTGCAATTCCCACAATCGGATATATTTTATCAGCACACTGAATGAAGCAAATAAACTTAAGACAAGCCCGTGGATTCCGTCCAGAAACCCTAATTTACCGATATATCGTTTTAAAAACATTCCCAACGGAGCCACACAAATAATAAAAAAATTTGCTCTTTTACCTGCAGTAAAACTTTTTTCCGCTCCCCATTTTGAATACCTTCGCAATTTGATCAAGTA
Proteins encoded in this region:
- a CDS encoding glycosyltransferase family 4 protein gives rise to the protein MNVKSNKGHIVFLEDSCAWGGVQKWILSLAEGLRDYGWDITIATPQKGELAHRATKSRLDVFPVELNGTFSAFNPFALLRFIKYLKKNNVKTLFLNGSKEFKFGGLSAYFAKTEKVIYRRGAALPIANRCINRFLVKNVLSFIVTNSQSSKNCILENGKNWLNQDKMRVIYNGVDLSIFNLKGEIAPISKEFNIPNDYIKVVCIGRLTEQKGYPFIIEAISRVSKSFNKIHIIIVGDGHLRSKLQHMVEDRGLGNMISFAGFRGDIASILRACDFMLHTPLWEGAPNVILEAMACGKPVVSWDVDGIGELMENNLTGYFSKEKDIEKLTANIQKMISDISSSKIKQMGEYARKRAEEHFSLKKMIKEYIEILK